From Ascaphus truei isolate aAscTru1 chromosome 20, aAscTru1.hap1, whole genome shotgun sequence, one genomic window encodes:
- the LOC142471414 gene encoding olfactory receptor 6Y1-like produces the protein MFQENQTTVTEFLLLGFPSLQPFNVALFILFLVIYIMTLAGNLLIIILVSNSQSLKSPMYIFLCHLSLSDMLLTTNIAPNMLYVVLNGGGTIHVTGCITQIYFFGISTAVETLLLTVMSLDRYVAICNPLRYTSIMDFRLSLHLVTWTWLIAFLLMISIVIPMCQLHFCGPHIIDHYFCDFDPLLELSCSDTSIVKLEDFVLAIPVVLFPFVFITSTYVSISLTILRIPSTTGKQKAFSTCSSHLAVVGTFYGTIIAIYMVPSRGQSFNVNKVLSLLYTVGTPLFNPIIYSLRNQEIKLALGKCL, from the coding sequence ATGTTTCAGGAGAACCAGACAACAGTCACTGAATTTCTGCTCCTGGGATTTCCAAGTCTCCAACCCTTCAATGTCGCCCTCTTCATTCTGTTCCTCGTGATCTACATCATGACCTTAGCTGGAAACCTGCTGATTATCATACTGGTGTCAAACAGCCAAAGCCTTAAATCTCCCATGTACATCTTCCTCTGTCACCTGTCCTTGTCTGACATGTTACTCACCACAAACATAGCCCCTAACATGCTATATGTTGTGTTGAACGGTGGGGGCACCATACATGTTACTGGCTGCATCACACAAATTTACTTCTTTGGCATTTCAACAGCTGTAGAGACTCTTCTTCTCACAGTGATGTCCCTTGACCGATATGTGGCCATCTGCAACCCACTGCGGTACACCTCCATCATGGACTTCAGACTTAGTCTCCACCTCGTTACCTGGACTTGGCTGATTGCATTTCTGTTAATGATATCCATCGTTATTCCTATGTGCCAGTTACATTTCTGTGGTCCCCATATCATTGACCATTACTTCTGTGATTTTGATCCTCTTCTGGAGCTGTCATGTTCAGACACCTCCATTGTGAAACTAGAAGATTTTGTCTTAGCCATCCCTGTAGTACTCTTCCCATTTGTCTTCATCACTTCCACATATGTCTCCATCTCCCTCACCATCCTCAGGATCCCGTCCACCACTGGGAAacagaaagccttctccacctgcagCTCCCACCTGGCAGTCGTGGGCACATTTTATGGGACTATAATAGCTATTTACATGGTACCATCCCGAGGACAGTCATTTAATGTAAATAAGGTCCTATCCCTTCTGTACACCGTGGGGACTCCCCTTTTCAACCCAATTATATATAGTCTGAGAAATCAGGAGATCAAGTTGGCTCTGGGAAAATGCCTCTAA